In the genome of Pseudomonadota bacterium, the window GAAGGGGTTACTTTAATATGGAGTTTTTCCATTATGCCCCGGTACCACGGTATATCTATGAAAACTTAATGAAAAATAGAGAAAAAACAGTAACGGAGGTCCTCTATGGCTAAGAAAAAGTTTGTAAGAAACAAACCCCACGTGAATATTGGAACTATTGGACACATAGACCACGGCAAGACCACCCTCACCTCTGCCATTACCAGGTGTCTGGCCAATAAAGGGTTTGCCA includes:
- a CDS encoding GTP-binding protein, translating into MAKKKFVRNKPHVNIGTIGHIDHGKTTLTSAITRCLANKGFA